The following coding sequences are from one Methanococcoides methylutens window:
- a CDS encoding DMT family transporter, translating to MGSAPIRGYLEITSGCIIYGMVGVFLAFIHDMGTLPIIFYKLLIGIVFMLCYLYFTGKTGILRLGGKRRHLMLLGVFKLMTISFYFTCIIYSGLSIAILLLYTAPMYVTLLSPIVLKEKLTRSGLVGLVLSMIGIFLIVDPATFIRSGIGDIHFIGILAGILSGISFSCIIMTARYVRDEYSGFSQFFWATAFCVVVLIPFAPTVSIPILRENFLMLLLFGLVNTSISGVLYFNGLSRVRTQAASILAMLEPVSGIFFDYTILHNAIFAETVVGCMFIIAGALLAVTEHISFGKYLEFGT from the coding sequence ATGGGTTCAGCACCGATAAGGGGCTATCTGGAGATCACTTCCGGGTGTATAATATATGGGATGGTGGGCGTATTTCTTGCTTTCATACATGATATGGGTACTCTGCCGATCATATTTTACAAACTTTTGATAGGTATAGTATTCATGCTGTGCTATCTCTACTTTACCGGAAAGACAGGGATCCTGAGGTTGGGTGGGAAAAGGCGTCATCTTATGCTTCTTGGCGTTTTCAAGCTTATGACCATATCTTTCTATTTTACGTGTATCATTTATTCAGGGCTTTCAATAGCAATACTCTTACTATATACTGCACCTATGTATGTGACCTTATTGTCTCCAATCGTACTCAAGGAGAAGCTGACACGGTCTGGTCTTGTCGGACTGGTCCTGTCCATGATCGGGATATTCCTTATTGTGGATCCTGCAACGTTTATTCGCTCTGGTATCGGGGATATTCATTTTATCGGGATTTTGGCTGGTATTCTGTCGGGAATCTCTTTTAGTTGCATTATCATGACCGCCCGTTATGTCAGGGATGAGTATTCCGGCTTTTCACAGTTTTTCTGGGCAACTGCCTTCTGTGTCGTTGTGCTTATTCCATTTGCCCCCACGGTGTCTATTCCGATACTTAGGGAGAACTTCCTGATGCTCCTGCTTTTCGGGTTGGTGAATACAAGTATCAGTGGTGTTCTGTATTTCAATGGCCTTTCAAGGGTTCGGACCCAGGCTGCCAGCATACTTGCAATGTTGGAACCGGTTAGTGGTATCTTTTTTGATTATACTATTCTTCATAATGCGATCTTTGCCGAAACGGTAGTTGGGTGTATGTTCATTATTGCAGGTGCTCTCCTTGCCGTTACTGAACATATTTCATTTGGAAAATATCTTGAATTTGGGACTTGA
- a CDS encoding 30S ribosomal protein S13 codes for MADEEIRHLVRIMNTDLQGSQRVKYALTGIRGIGLRASRVIVDSTGVDPNAVIGYLPDEDVEKLDTAIAQFEQHLPVWMLNRQRDPTTGDNKHLLGQDIIMTLKEDLNNLKKARAYRGLRHERGLKVRGQRTKSTGRRGSTIGVRKKK; via the coding sequence ATGGCAGACGAAGAAATTAGACATCTGGTTCGTATAATGAATACTGACCTGCAGGGAAGCCAGCGGGTTAAGTACGCATTGACCGGTATCCGTGGTATCGGGTTAAGAGCCTCTCGTGTTATTGTAGATAGTACTGGTGTCGATCCAAATGCAGTGATCGGTTACCTTCCTGATGAGGACGTTGAAAAACTTGATACTGCAATTGCGCAGTTCGAGCAGCACCTTCCTGTATGGATGCTCAACAGGCAGCGAGACCCAACAACCGGGGACAACAAGCATCTTCTTGGTCAGGATATCATTATGACCCTGAAGGAAGACCTTAACAACCTTAAGAAGGCACGCGCATACCGTGGTCTCAGACATGAGAGAGGTCTTAAGGTCAGAGGACAGAGAACCAAGTCCACTGGAAGACGTGGTAGCACCATTGGTGTAAGGAAGAAGAAATAA
- a CDS encoding 30S ribosomal protein S4, with protein sequence MVYPGKSTKSYDTPKHPWQAARMASEVELVKKYGLRNKRELWKSHSVLRRFRADARRLLAESAEADLTGHAKTEADQILAKLIRYSILKSDSSIDDILGLQTEAILERRLQTQVHRLGLARTARQARQFITHGHISIDGKRVTVPGMMVTKEQEMTIDYYGKSPISKEAHPERPAQIASSLVEE encoded by the coding sequence ATGGTATATCCTGGTAAAAGCACAAAATCTTATGATACACCAAAGCACCCCTGGCAGGCTGCTAGGATGGCAAGCGAGGTTGAGCTCGTCAAAAAGTATGGTCTCCGTAACAAGAGGGAACTTTGGAAATCACACAGTGTACTGAGAAGGTTCAGGGCAGACGCAAGGCGTCTTCTTGCTGAATCTGCAGAAGCTGATCTTACCGGTCATGCAAAGACCGAAGCAGATCAGATCCTTGCAAAACTCATCAGATACTCAATTCTGAAATCTGATTCCAGCATTGATGATATTCTTGGTCTTCAGACCGAGGCTATTCTGGAGCGCAGACTTCAGACACAGGTCCACAGGCTTGGACTTGCCCGCACTGCACGTCAGGCAAGGCAGTTCATCACCCACGGTCACATCTCTATAGATGGGAAGAGGGTAACTGTGCCTGGTATGATGGTCACAAAGGAGCAGGAAATGACAATCGACTACTATGGTAAGTCACCTATTTCCAAGGAAGCTCACCCTGAAAGACCTGCACAGATCGCATCATCACTCGTTGAGGAATAA
- a CDS encoding 30S ribosomal protein S11: MANGIWGVANIKCSFNNTIITVTDLTGAETIAKSSGGMVVKAARDESSPYTAMQMASQLADILKDKGIEGVHIKVRAPGGNKQRSPGPGAQAAIRAFARAGVRIGRIEDVTPVPHDGTRPKGGRRV, encoded by the coding sequence ATGGCAAACGGAATCTGGGGTGTTGCAAACATCAAATGTTCATTTAACAACACGATCATCACCGTGACAGATCTCACCGGTGCAGAAACCATCGCAAAATCCTCTGGTGGAATGGTTGTAAAGGCAGCAAGGGATGAAAGCTCCCCATACACTGCTATGCAGATGGCAAGCCAGCTTGCAGATATTCTTAAAGACAAGGGTATCGAGGGTGTTCACATCAAAGTAAGGGCACCTGGAGGAAACAAGCAGAGAAGTCCGGGTCCGGGCGCACAGGCCGCGATCAGGGCATTTGCAAGAGCAGGCGTCAGGATCGGAAGGATCGAAGACGTTACACCAGTACCCCATGATGGAACTCGTCCAAAAGGCGGAAGGCGTGTATAA
- a CDS encoding DNA-directed RNA polymerase subunit D produces the protein MEIDILELSDRSAKFILSDTTAAFANGVRRAMLADVPTLAIDDVNIYNNTSVLYDEQLALRLGLIPLTSSLEDFVPQDKCTCEGNGCPACTVSLTLSAEAGEEGQVIVHSGDIVSSDPNVQPADKNIPIIDLRTGQKVVLEAIAHMGYGNEHAKWQAGVACGYKNMPVITFEGCDRCGICVNACPRNIIQLGEETAEISKDDLLKCSLCRLCQDSCDIDAITVGVDERSFIFTMESDGSYTAQQLILNAVNTIKGKASEMQGILDTL, from the coding sequence ATGGAAATAGATATACTTGAGTTATCCGATAGGTCAGCAAAGTTCATTTTATCAGACACTACTGCAGCTTTTGCAAATGGTGTCCGTAGGGCAATGCTTGCCGATGTACCGACGCTAGCGATCGATGACGTGAATATCTATAATAATACTTCTGTTCTGTATGACGAGCAGCTGGCATTGAGGTTGGGTTTGATCCCCCTCACATCCAGTCTTGAGGACTTTGTGCCGCAGGATAAGTGTACCTGTGAAGGTAATGGCTGTCCTGCATGTACTGTCTCTCTGACTCTCAGCGCCGAAGCAGGTGAAGAGGGGCAGGTCATCGTTCATTCCGGTGACATTGTTTCATCTGACCCTAACGTACAACCAGCAGACAAGAATATCCCTATAATTGATCTCAGGACCGGCCAGAAGGTTGTGCTTGAGGCAATTGCTCACATGGGTTATGGAAACGAGCATGCAAAATGGCAGGCAGGCGTTGCTTGCGGCTATAAGAACATGCCAGTTATAACCTTTGAGGGATGTGACAGGTGCGGCATATGCGTCAACGCATGCCCAAGAAACATAATTCAGCTAGGTGAAGAGACTGCTGAGATCTCCAAAGATGATCTTCTCAAGTGCTCATTATGCAGATTATGTCAGGATTCATGTGATATAGATGCTATTACCGTTGGTGTGGATGAAAGATCTTTCATTTTCACGATGGAATCCGATGGTTCCTACACTGCTCAACAGTTAATCTTAAATGCAGTGAATACGATTAAGGGAAAAGCCTCTGAGATGCAGGGCATCTTAGATACACTGTAA
- a CDS encoding PGF-pre-PGF domain-containing protein translates to MRTTNVVLIAIFLFLASVTMAAGAGEFPGSPHGVYGQIIDTDGNGIQGVNVQFVYGGDTVASKITDADGHYKVDIAGIDEGELVSMYVEGGDTGESFTFEAFTTTEINYVLDGVWGDDPHEVSGYITDADGNGVDGAEVQFKDGGTTIIASEFTNSTGYYEVSISGVVEGSTLYMYVDDGDGATYTRKTIIFTPGHVDQLNYQIEADGDNGGSSGSSSGSSGGGGGGATGEAFENIASKEAQLQTVTSGSNVRYEFSNGDNPITFIQFKATTNSGQIKALIEILKGTSALVDEDAPGKVYKYLNIWMGNAAFNSDNMENPVVGFKVSKKWMNDNGITPAAIAMFHHDGGWKQLETTLTDEDDEFFYFEAETTGFSPFAISAVEMETTQDTKPVPSGDDTPADDPSYGEEEPETTNGLPGFSSLLMIGVLGMVYAIFGRKD, encoded by the coding sequence ATGAGAACGACAAACGTTGTTCTCATTGCCATTTTTCTTTTTTTGGCCAGTGTAACCATGGCGGCTGGAGCCGGTGAATTTCCGGGGTCTCCTCATGGTGTCTATGGGCAAATAATTGATACAGATGGCAATGGGATCCAGGGTGTAAATGTTCAATTCGTGTATGGTGGCGACACGGTGGCATCTAAAATTACTGATGCAGACGGTCACTATAAAGTAGACATAGCAGGAATTGATGAAGGTGAACTCGTTTCCATGTATGTGGAAGGTGGGGACACTGGTGAATCATTTACCTTTGAAGCATTTACAACAACTGAGATCAATTATGTATTGGATGGTGTCTGGGGAGACGACCCTCATGAAGTATCCGGTTACATAACTGATGCAGATGGCAACGGAGTAGATGGTGCTGAAGTTCAGTTCAAGGACGGCGGTACTACTATTATCGCTTCTGAGTTCACTAACTCCACAGGGTATTACGAAGTATCTATATCCGGAGTTGTTGAAGGTTCCACACTCTACATGTACGTTGATGATGGCGATGGGGCTACATATACTCGAAAAACGATCATATTCACACCTGGTCATGTTGACCAACTCAATTATCAGATTGAGGCAGATGGGGATAATGGCGGTTCTTCCGGTAGCAGTAGTGGTTCCTCCGGTGGCGGAGGCGGTGGTGCTACAGGTGAAGCCTTTGAGAACATCGCTTCAAAGGAAGCTCAGCTTCAGACAGTAACATCAGGTTCAAATGTCAGATACGAGTTTAGTAATGGTGACAACCCTATAACCTTTATCCAGTTTAAGGCAACAACCAATTCCGGACAGATCAAGGCGCTTATTGAGATCCTGAAGGGCACTTCTGCACTTGTGGATGAAGATGCACCGGGTAAGGTCTACAAATACCTCAACATCTGGATGGGCAATGCTGCCTTTAATAGTGACAACATGGAAAACCCTGTTGTCGGTTTCAAAGTAAGCAAAAAATGGATGAATGACAATGGTATAACTCCTGCAGCAATAGCTATGTTCCACCATGATGGCGGATGGAAACAACTGGAAACCACTTTGACTGATGAAGATGATGAATTCTTCTACTTCGAGGCAGAGACAACCGGTTTCTCACCATTTGCGATATCTGCTGTGGAAATGGAAACTACTCAGGACACAAAACCAGTTCCATCAGGTGATGATACTCCTGCTGATGATCCATCATATGGGGAAGAAGAGCCAGAAACCACTAACGGTTTACCTGGGTTCAGCTCACTTCTTATGATCGGTGTTCTTGGTATGGTTTATGCCATATTTGGAAGAAAGGACTAA
- a CDS encoding hydantoinase/oxoprolinase N-terminal domain-containing protein — protein sequence MKLNLGIDAGGTYTDAVVVRSSDDAIIASYKALTTYPDPLDGIREALDGVDQDILSEVDVVSVSTTLSTNTILEGTGFPVGLILVGDYFISTDLPTEYFVQVKGGHNHKGGEAEPLDENAVREFAQKAKENVSAFAVSSYFSIRNHQHELRVKEIIKKTTGMPVVCAHELSQDLGAFERAVTAFFNAQLLPITEKFMSSVETEIRNRGMKAKIFMLKCDGSVTGIKSAVEKPIESIFSGPAGSLVGASFLSKRDTCAVIDVGGTSTDVSVIREGVPEMSESGAVVGGWKTRVKAIRMETSALGGDSDIWIGSGKVNFGPRRVIPLCRAAAQFPKFLEQIATNPMPSKALLGRNFQPTKFYIRTDYEPLELTELETEILNAIPAEPTSLKEIRSRINKYPASKHLDTLMQKRLIQPISFTPTDALHVLGEYTEYNAEASRIGAEHLAPLYKMEGDEFAAYVKREFAKNMAADLVSFFLEKISREEIRNIFDAESPIQFKVHVPVVLIGGPVIAYLEEMKNLIDAEIILPDFANVGNAAGALAAKGIRRFEILIRPVSMAAPDWEFYVYSEKGRENFYEYEEALEHALKLGKDTIYEYMKEAGLDPDSVKIDIKKDEVILEGSDTLIETKIVVMGVAEHIEEDE from the coding sequence ATGAAACTAAATCTTGGAATTGATGCCGGAGGCACTTATACAGATGCTGTTGTTGTAAGAAGCTCAGATGATGCCATAATTGCTTCCTACAAAGCTTTGACGACATACCCGGACCCACTTGATGGCATAAGGGAAGCTCTCGACGGAGTTGATCAGGACATACTTTCAGAAGTGGATGTTGTATCAGTATCCACCACACTTTCCACCAACACGATCCTGGAAGGTACAGGATTCCCTGTGGGACTCATCCTTGTAGGAGACTATTTTATCAGCACTGACCTGCCCACAGAATATTTTGTACAAGTCAAAGGTGGACACAACCACAAGGGCGGTGAAGCAGAGCCACTTGATGAAAATGCAGTAAGGGAATTTGCCCAAAAGGCAAAAGAAAATGTTTCAGCTTTTGCTGTTTCCTCGTATTTCAGTATTCGAAACCACCAGCATGAGCTAAGGGTCAAAGAGATAATCAAGAAGACCACCGGAATGCCAGTAGTATGTGCACATGAATTATCGCAGGACCTGGGCGCATTTGAGAGAGCGGTGACGGCGTTCTTTAACGCCCAGTTGTTGCCCATAACAGAGAAGTTCATGTCCAGTGTGGAAACTGAGATAAGGAACAGAGGTATGAAAGCCAAGATATTCATGCTCAAATGTGACGGGTCAGTAACCGGAATAAAGAGTGCAGTGGAAAAGCCGATAGAGTCCATCTTCTCAGGTCCTGCAGGAAGTCTGGTAGGCGCATCCTTCCTTTCAAAGAGGGATACCTGTGCAGTTATTGATGTCGGCGGAACAAGTACTGACGTGTCAGTTATAAGAGAAGGCGTACCGGAAATGAGTGAATCCGGTGCTGTTGTAGGTGGATGGAAGACAAGGGTCAAGGCCATAAGGATGGAAACCTCTGCGCTCGGAGGTGACAGTGATATCTGGATCGGTTCAGGAAAGGTAAACTTCGGACCGCGAAGGGTCATACCACTATGTAGGGCAGCAGCACAGTTCCCAAAATTCCTCGAGCAGATCGCGACCAACCCAATGCCTTCCAAAGCTTTACTGGGAAGAAACTTCCAGCCCACCAAGTTCTACATAAGGACAGACTATGAACCACTCGAGCTGACCGAACTGGAAACAGAAATCCTCAATGCCATTCCTGCCGAACCAACATCCCTCAAGGAGATACGTTCCCGTATTAACAAATACCCGGCATCAAAACATCTGGATACCCTCATGCAGAAAAGGCTGATACAACCCATTAGCTTCACACCCACGGACGCCCTGCATGTGCTTGGAGAGTATACGGAATATAATGCTGAGGCTTCACGCATCGGTGCAGAGCACCTGGCCCCCCTTTATAAGATGGAAGGAGATGAGTTCGCCGCCTATGTAAAGAGAGAATTTGCCAAGAACATGGCAGCAGACCTTGTTTCATTCTTCCTCGAAAAGATATCAAGAGAAGAGATACGCAATATATTCGATGCAGAATCACCGATCCAGTTCAAGGTACATGTACCGGTGGTGCTGATAGGTGGGCCTGTGATAGCATATCTTGAAGAGATGAAGAATCTTATCGATGCAGAGATCATCTTACCGGATTTCGCAAATGTGGGCAATGCTGCAGGCGCATTGGCTGCAAAGGGAATCAGAAGGTTTGAGATACTGATACGCCCGGTGTCCATGGCAGCACCAGACTGGGAGTTCTATGTTTATTCCGAAAAAGGAAGAGAGAACTTCTATGAGTATGAAGAAGCACTGGAACACGCACTCAAGCTTGGAAAAGATACTATCTATGAATACATGAAAGAAGCAGGCCTTGACCCGGATTCAGTGAAGATCGACATCAAGAAGGATGAAGTGATCCTTGAAGGTTCGGATACACTGATAGAAACAAAGATTGTTGTAATGGGTGTTGCTGAGCACATTGAAGAAGACGAATGA